Genomic segment of Triticum aestivum cultivar Chinese Spring chromosome 6A, IWGSC CS RefSeq v2.1, whole genome shotgun sequence:
cacatattcataatattgaagccaaaagatgcaaaattaataatgatagtgcaacttatttgtggcactgccgtttaagtcatatcggtgtaaagcgcatgaagaaactccatgctgatgggattttggaatcacttgattatgaatcacttgatgcttgcgaaccatgcctcatgggcaagatgactaagactccgttctccggaacaatggagcgagcaactgacttattggaaataatacatactgatgtatgcggtccgatgagtgttaaggctcacagcaagtatcgttattttctgaccttcacagatgatttgaccagatatgggtatatctacttaatgaaatagaagtctgaaacatttgaaaagttcatataatttcagagtgaaatggaaaatcattgtaacaagaaaataaagtttctacgatctgatcgtggagaagagtatttgagttacgagtttggtcttcagttaaaacaatgtgaaatagtttcactactcacgccacctggaacaccacagcataatggtgtgttcgaacgtcataaccgtactttattggatatagtgcaatctatgatgtttcttaccgatttaccactatcgtttttggggttatgcattaaaaacagttgcattcacgttaaaaagggcaccatctaagtccgttgagacgacacaatctgaactatggtttggcaagaaaccaaagttgtcgttttttaaagtttggggttgtgatgcttatatgaaaaagtttcatcctgataagctcaaacccaaatcggagaaatatgtcttcataggatacccaaaggagactgttgggtacaccttctatcacagatccgaaggcaagacattcgttgctaagaatggatcctttatagagaaggggtttctcttgaaagaagtgagtgggaagaaagtagaacttgatgaggtaactgtacatgctcccttattggaaagtagtacatcacaaaaaccggtttctgcgacacctacaccaattaatgaggaagctaatgatgatgatcatgaaacttcagatcaagttactactgaacctcgtagatcaaccagagtgagatccgcaccagagtggtacggtaatcctgttctggaggtcatgttacttgaccatgacgaatctatgaactatgaggaagcgatgatgagcccagattccgcaaaatggcttgaggccatgaaatctgagataagatccatgtatgagaacaaagtatggactttggttgactttcccgatgatcgggaagccatagaaaataaatggatcttcaagaggaagacggacgctgatagtagtgttactatctacaaagctagacttgtcgaaaaaggtttttgacaaagttcaaggtgttgactacgatgagattttctcactcgtatcgatgcttaaagtctgtccgattcatgttagcaattgccgcattttaagaaatctggcaaatggataacaaaactgcattccttaatggatttattaaagaagagttgtatatgatgcaaccagaaggttttgtcaatcctaaaggtgctaacaaaatatgcaagctccagcgatccatctatggactggtgcaagcaactcagagttggaatatacgcttttgataagttgatcaaagcatatagttttatacagacttacggtgatgcctgtatttataagaaagtgagtgggagcactacagcatttctgataagtatatgtgaatgacatattgttgattggaaataatgtaaaattattctgcaaagcataaaggagtgttttgaaaggagtttttcaaagaaaaacctcggtgaagctgcttacatattgagcatcaagatctatagagatagatcaagacgcttgataagttttttcaatgagtacataccttgacaagattttgaagtagttcaaaatggaacagtcaaagaaagagttcttgtctgtgtaacaaggtatgaaattgagtaagactcaaaacccgaccacggcagaagatagaaagagaatgaaagtcattccctatgccttggccataggttctatgaagtatgccatgctgtgtaccagatctattatataccctacactgattttggcaagggagtacaatagtgatctaggagtagatcactggacaatggtcaaaattatccttaatggaataaggatatgtttctcgattatggacatgaaaaaaaaagttcatcgtaaagggttacgtcgatgcaagttttgacactaatctagatgactctaagtctcaatctagatacatattgaaagtgggagcaattagctagagtagctccgtgcagagcattatagacatagaaaattgcaaaatacttacggatttgaatgtgacagacctgttgaattaaattatctcacaagcaaaacatgatcacaccttagtactttttgggtgttaatcacatagcgatgtgaactagattactgactctaataaaccctttggatgttggttacatgtCGATGTAAattatgggtgttaaccacataaagatgtgaactattgatgttaaattacatagcgatgtgaactagattattgactctagtgctagtgggagactgaaggaaatatgccctagaggcaataataaagttattatttatttccttattttcatgataaatgtttattattcatgctagaattgtattaaccggaaacatgatacatgtgtgaatacatagacaaacagggtgtcactagtatgcctctacttgactagctcgttgaccaaagatggttatgtttcctagccatagacaaagagttgtcatttgattaacgggatcacatcattaggagaatgatgtgattgacttgacccatttcgttagcttagcacttgatcgtttagtatgttgctattgctttcttcatgacttatacatgtttctatgactatgagactatgcaactcccgtttaccggaggaacactttgtgtgctaccaaacgtcacaacgtaactgggtgattataaaggtgctctacaggtgtctctgaaggtacttgttgggttggcgtatttcgagattaggatttgtcactctgattgtcggagaggtatctctgggcccactcggtaatgcacatcactataagccttgcaagcattgcaactaatgagttagttgcgggatgatgtattatggaacgagtaaagagacttgccggtaacgagattgaactaggtattgagataccgacgatcgaatctcgggcaagtaacataccgatgacaaagggaacaacgtatgttgttatgcggtttgaccgataaagatcttcgtagaatatgtgggagccaatatgagcatccaggttccgctattggttattgaccggagacgtgtctcggtcatgtctacattattctcgaacccgtagggtccgcacgcttaaggtttcgatgacagttatattatgagtttatgagttttgatgtaccaaaggagttcggagtctcggatgagatcggggacatgacgaggagtctcgaaatggtcgagacgtaaagatcgttatattggatgactatattcggacatcggaaaggttccgagtgattcgggtattttttgaagtaccggagagttacgggaattcaccggggaatatatgggccttattgggccatacgggaatagaggagagaggccaaaaggaaggaggcacgcgccccccctctggtccgaattggacaaggggtgcggcccccttttccttgttcctttccccctctttccttctctcctactccaacaagggaaggaggagtcctactcccggtgggagtaggactccccccttggcgcgccctcctcctaggccggccgcctcccccattgctcctttatatacgggggcaggggggcaccccaaagacacaacaattgatccttgagatctcttagccgtgtgcggtgcccccctccaccataatcctcgataatattgtagcggtgcttaggcgaagccctgcgacggtagaacatcaagatcgtcaccacgccgtcgtgctgacggaactcttccccgacactttgctggatcggagtccggggatcgtcatcaagctgaacgtgtgctagaactcggaggtgtcgtagtttcggtgcttgatcggtcgggccgtgaagacgtacgactacatcaaccgcgttgttataacgcttccgctgttggtctacgagggtacgtggacaacactcttccctcttattgttatgcatcaccatgatcttgcgtgtgcgtaggaaatttttgaaattactacgttcccctacagaaaTTACCTGTTATCTCTGACGAATAATACCTCATCTCATTCTCCAGCGTGTGGGTCAAAGAGCTCCTGCACAATAGTTTTAAAATAATTGTTCCCCTTCTTGTGATCACCTTTCTAGATGTGTTTACTAAATCCATAGTAGTTTTATAACATATTAATTTTCTCACCATTTTCAACTCTTTAGATACAATTGTGCCTGATGGCGAATGCCACCTCCTTGATGGCCTCGTCATGCTGCTAAAGATGCTCAGCTCCTTGTCCCTCAAGGTGTCCCTCTTCCTCTCAGAAGTAGGAATATGATAAGAGGCTTGTGAGGGTTATCAAAGGATGATGGTCTCCAACTCATGTGTGTTTGGATACTCTACGATGGGTGTATTGAGAGGATCGCTGGATCCCATCGCATGCTTGCCCGTAGTCAGACCCTAGGAGAAGATGGCTGCACCGAGAGTATTTCTGGATGGGCTTGTTGAGGTACTCAACATCCTTGGGGTGATCCTAAGAATGAAATGCAATGTTTTTTTGTGATTGGCATGTTGGATAAGTGAAACGAAGTTACAGGTTAGCTAACCGTGATGTGGCCTTCGTAGTGCTCGACCTCCAATAGAATGGTGAAGGTGTTTTGGTCACATTGTGCACCGCCAAGCTCTCTACGCTTTGACACCTGGATCCATCTCGCTCTCCACTTCCAAAAGATGGTTGTACACCTGTGTTGATGTAACTCTGTGTCACATAACTCGAAGACCATCTTGGCAGCAATATTCAGATGCACCTCCTTAAAGCCCTTATCAGTCCTCGCTTCTCCCACGATGATATTAAACATCTTGTACATGACAAAGATGGACATGAAAGGATCTCATTTCATCGCATTCCCTTTCATTGACCCCCTCAACGATGCCTTCGCAGCCTTAATGTCCACCTTAGTATCAGCCACAAGCATCGCCACCACTAAAGAACACAAGTGAGGCCTCTAAAACACCTTTGCATCCTGAGTCAACGATGGCTGTTCTCAACATAGGAGGCAAAGGTTTGTTTGATGTCCGACAAAGTAAGGGCTTGAATATACTCTTCCTTGGTCATTGCCTATAACGGTTAGTACTAGAACTAGCCGAACAAGAATAATGCATCTACCATGCTAGCATGGATTGGTCATTAAGATGAACACACTGCTAAATCTACCATACTAACATGAACTGATCATGAAGCTCAACACACTACCAAATCTGCCACACTAGCATGGATTGATCATGAAGCTCAACACACTGTCAAATCTACCATACTAGCATGAAAACCGATATGAAAAGCATGTAATCTAGCACATAAACATCAATCCAACACAACACCATGAAATCATCACTGTCGACAAGCAAAACCTATCATAAACCAAAACGACACCGCTGCCAACTGATCTACCACGTCCTCACACAACATTCATGAAGAAATCCTTGCATAACCTACCCTACTACTTGTAGATCTACTCTACTTTAGCACACACTCATAGATCTAGGCTACAACAAGTAGGGTCTGATGTTACTTACCGCCATCGGAGGAGCAGGGAGGAGGCATACTCCCACCAATTTCTCGGGGACGCACACGATTTCGCGCTCTCCCCGATCGCACGAGCTTGATGCCGTGTTCCCCTCCATGTACACGGAGAGCTTGGCTCCTTGGAAACTGCCGATTCAGGGGTTTTCCCATGGCTGGTTGAGCGGTGCTTTGAGGTTCATGCGGGGCCAAGATTTCAATGCAACCTAGCTAACCAAACGGGCGAATTTGGTCTCCCGGAGCATGCATGGTGGGATGCAAGCAACCAACCATGTCCTTGATGTAACTTTTGATTGTATCAGAGATCTTTCTTGTCCGTGTGTGGTTCAGTCTCTCCGATATATGGAATTTATCTAATTAGTGAAAAGGTCGTATGGTGTAGAAAAAGTTGCTCTATCCCAATAGTTTCTTCCAAGGGGGATCAGAACTAGAGAGATGAGCAATGATATATTGGAACGTATGCTCTTCAGGAAGCTGTCCCGCTCTGTAAATGACATCTGGAATCCTTTCACTTTGATCCAATCCAATCTGAAGATGAATTTATCTCAGGACTGCAGCAAGTCTGAAGCCTCCAGATGTTGATGTCTGGTACCAATACAGTTGTTccattttccttcttcttctccttcgccGTCGTCCGAGAGCTGGATCCGTCCGTGGATGACACTGCTAAAGATTGCGGTTTCCACAACTTGGGACGATTCAAGCGAAAGAGTATAAATGTTCATCTTCTTCAGATGACTTGGAACAGTTCAAAGATGCACAGCATGTACAATTCTACATTCTACTATTGGAATATATTGGATTATCATACAGGTTCAGACACAAGCAGGGTAACCAGCAGAGACATAAAGAATCACAAATAAACCAATCACGGAAACTAATTAAACGATTGCATTCATCCTTGTATATGTGCCAATCGATCAATCCAGTGGCACCGGAAAGAATGCACAAGTATATGGCTATCGGCTTCATTACTGTATTCATCAGCAGCAGAAGGATGTTCACCTTATACCAGCCAACAGGAGAAGGATGCACAAGTAAGTATATCCTATGCCTACACCCCAACTTCATCGGTGCATCTACTCTAACTCTATACCACTAACTCAGCAACACTCATTCAACGGCAGCAGCCCATCACAACTTTAATCTGGCAAAATCTGTTGACTTCAACTCTGATCAGCAGGATGTTCTTTCTAGGAAGTCTCTTGACTTGAACTCTGATCAGCAGCATGTTCTCCCTAGGAAGCCTGATGACTTCAACTCTGACCAGCAGGCTCTTCTCTCTGGGAAGCCTGATGACTTGAACTCTGATCAGCAGGATCTTCTCTCTTGGAAGCCTGATGACTTGAACTCTCAGCAGAAGGAGCACGTGGGTAGATGATGTTGTAGTGATTTCCCGTGTACAGCAGGGTCACACTCGGACGGGGAAATCCAGGACCAGTGTAGATATCTCGAGCATATCCTTGTTGGAATGATTCCGTTCTGAGGGGGACCTCAAGCGCtgtggccaaagccaccaacataACATGGTCCGCGTCCACACGAGCTGGAATGACGTGCTCCAAGCACCACTGTTTGTGCAACAACAAGTCAGGTAAATGAGTGTCGTGTATCCAACAATGGATGCACTTGAAATTCAGCAGGAGGTAATGTAAGGGAAGGGGATACTGATACTGACAACTTCCAGACTGCAATTTCCTTGGTCGACCTCTGGTATATGTGGTACATACTCCTCACTGTGCGAGCATATATGGATAGCTACTAGTAATCTGAGGAAAGCAAAAACTAACCAATAAAATGTGTCAGAAACATGAATTACGATGAACAGAAGGAAATGTAAGTTCAAGGGTGTTTTTCTCACTGTCTTGCGTCCTCTCATACGTGCTGAAGAACTGGAGAAGTTCCTCTTTACGGCAACTAAAAATGGCACATATTATGTCAGTGAGATGGAATGCGTTCATCTACAATACTTTGATGGAATTGCAGAAAACCATAAGAATCAAAAACCTGCTAGTTGATTCCGTGCCCTTCCATCTCATTACTTTCTCAATCAGCTCCTCAAATGCCTGAAAGAATCAGCAACTCGATTATTCATGGTTGATAATCATTACATACTACAGGATACAATAATACATACAGAATATTGATCAATGGCAGGATATAAAAGAACACAGCTAAGACACCTCCCTGAGAAGCTTCAGTCATTACAGATATACTATAGCATAGTAACAGAACAGTGAGGTGGCTGTACAATAATAACCAGCAGGCGTGCATTGTTGCAGTGCTCAAACAAGCATAAAATTATGTTATTTCCCAATTATATTGCTGTTGTTCCTTTGCACGTAAATTTCTCTTAAGGTTGTTGTTAAAATCGGGTTGTTAACTTCATAATAAGCTTCAAATTTGAGTTTGTGCCAACATTGTGTAAAACTGTGACGGCATGCCACTACTGTTAAGCAATTGTGCATCTCCTGCAAATGACAAACAAAGATAGTGAGATGCCAGATGATGCTTGAAGTGTACTTTGTAACCTGAAGAGAATCATCATCCCTTGCAAGCATGTTTATCCAAGAAAGAACAAatatggagaaggtgagaacttacTCTGCTGGTCCTGGAAAACTCAGAGTTCCATCCAAGAATTGCATGTTGCACAGACATTCTTTCAACAACATCAAGGAGACGATGTTCCTCATCTGTGTCCTGCCTATCAATAACTTGCTCCTGTTGTACATTCGCATAAACAGAGAAAGTTAAATAACTAAACCTACATCATATGCTAAGAAAAAGAGAGGAGGTCAATTACTAGGTAGGAAAATATGAAGCTCCTGTAGAAACACTCCCCATCTCCAATCACCAGTCTAATTTCCGAATAGGCATCAAGATGGTCCGCCTCGTTAGAAGAAACCATATACCGATTCCTTACTTCATTGATGGGACGTGTCTGCAAGAACCACACAAATACGAGAATTCAAATTACAGAGTAGAACATGGAAACAACATATCTAAAAAGGTGATGGAAAGTTTGTTTTTATTGCAATATTCGGTTTTTAAAACCACTGTCATGTATAATCCCATCACTGATATTGATCTGTTGCTGTTCAATAAGAAAACAAGAAGATATCTGTTAATGTCTGATAACTCAACAACAGTACAAGTACGATTCAGCTTCCATCAAACTATCACAACCAAGAGTTAACATACAATTTAGTATCCATAAAAGAGAAAATAATCTTTCTGAACAGTTCATCGTACAGGAACCATGAATCAAAGTATCTTGTGATCTCGGACATTCTTCCTGATATTTCATGCACTTCAAATTTGAACATCACATTAGGCAAAATGGAGACAAACCTGGTGCTCCACATGTCTTGAATATATTTGCTTTCCTTCTCTACGAAAAATCTATTTGACAAGAAAtgaagagaatgaaattaatgtaTGATAAACTCAACAACAGTACAAGTACGATTCAGCTTCCATCAAACTATCACAACCAATAGTTAACATACAATTTAGTATCCAAAGAGAAAATAATCTTTCTGAACAGTTCATCGTACAGGAACCATGAACCAAAGTATCTTGTGATCTCGGACTTTCATCCTGATATTTCATGCACATCAAATTTGAACGTTCACATTAGGCAAAATGGAGACAAACCTGGTGCTCCTCACGTTCTGAACATATTTGCCTTCCTTCTCTATGAAAAATCTATTTGACAAGAAATGAACAGAATGAAGTTAAAGTCCATACATCCTGGCAGTCTTACAATTATACAGAATCAACAAGAAGCCAAACATTTTCCTTTTCCCAGTAAAAAAAGAAACAAGAATGTAATAGCAAGACCACAAACGTTCAAGTCCAAAGCTCTTTATTTTCGGCAACTATTTAAAAGAAATTATATTCTGAGGCTTCTGAGCGAGTTCCAGGTACCAATCAACCAAATGGTGAAGCTTCTCAACCAGATCCTGAAGTGGTCAGAGATTTTGCATGTAAATAGCAAATGATTTACAGAAATTATATTTCGTTATGTTACAAAGGAAGATCGTACATTCGACTTCAGGCTCTGTTACGAAAATATTGCAGTAATCAGGACATGACCTCCTAATTTCCACACATTTTACAGACAGCAATTCCAACAAGATAGCCATTCGCTTCAAAATATGATGCCAGATTTCGAAAAGATCCACAAACAACAAGGACGTGTGTACTGCTGCCAACATTTGCCCAAGATTCCTCCTCTACTCTAGGATGCCACATGATGCTCAAACCAAGATCTTTCTATGCAGTTGACTTCCCTTGGTTAAACCAAGATCTTTCTATGCAGTTGACTTCCCTTGGTTAAAAGTGGCTGAGGATCCAGATAATGTACGTCAAGGTAAGTAATCCAGTGCAAACATTCAGACTAATTCTCCTATAATACAACTCATTTACACTGAAAACTGATTCATTTTGGCTTAAGGATTTCTTGTTAAAGTATCACAGCAACTACTGCCACGACATGATCCTCGTACCTCCCCACATTTTCCACTTACAGCAAAATATGTAGTCACACTGAATAGAAGAATCAGTTAGCACAAGACTGGACACCTAAATCTTGAACAGTTTCGAATAATCACAACAAGATGCTCGTTCGTTCTAAATTCATACTGCACCGCAAGAAGAACTCCGAGTCATAATCATGAAACTGTCCCCAACATTTGCCCAAGATTCCGCTTGTATATTACTCTAAATCATCCCCAAGATTTCAACAAACATAAGAGATCACAGTTCCACGCCCCGAACAAGAAAATGGTCACAGTTCCACACTCCAAatcacaagcaagcaagcaagaagaCCAGATTCAGGCTATACCTTTTCCTTTCCCGGGGGCGCGTCCTTGGCGTGCGGCGATTCCACCTGCTCGAGAAGAAACCAAGAAACGCTCAAGAACGCACTCCAGCAActccaagaactccaagaaacaacaTCGCGAACGCGCATCACCtgctcctcctcgccctcctcgatGATAACCGACTGCCCCTCTCGTACCACCTGCTGGAACACCCGCGTGTAGTCGAACGGCAGCGTCGCGTCCCTCGgcaccaccatcctcctccccgCCGAGGAGCTTGACCCCCCGGCTCCGAAGGCGGAGGCGGAGTCGGGGATGCTGCCCGCGGAGCTTGGGGGGACAGGTGGCGGAAAGGGGCCGGCGGCGAGCGCCTTGCCCTTCCGGAGGTCGACCACCGCGGCGGGGCGCGACCCATCGGCGCCGCCTCCGGCCTGCTCGAGGCGGAGGGGAGGTGGCGGCGCAGCAGCGCTCGGGGCGCCATCCCCATCGCCATTGGAGGAGGCGTTGGAGGCCGGTTCTTGGATGCGCTCCTCCTCGACCGGTTCTGCTGCTcctgaacctgaacctgaaccGGGTGGCTCCATCGCGGCGGGAGAAACTTGGAGGGCTCGCGTGGCAATTCCGCTAACTCGCGAGGGCGTGGAGAAGAAAGGTGTGCGGGGTGCGGGATGGAAAAGGGGGAGAAGGGTTGACGGCTATTTATTTGGAAATTCTGATGGCGGTTTGGTCCCTTGGGAGTTCCTGTTTTGCAACCAACTCCAAAAAAAAAGTCCATGTTGAACCAAACATTAGTACAGGTCGCAGGCACACACTTCTCGTTTGCAGATACAGCCCACATGAAAGATAAAAATTACAAGAAAGGCAATCAGAAACACGCGACCAATCCACGGATTGAATGGGTAACACGTGTCATGTCACACAACGTAGGTTGTATCCGGCCAATTCAAGAGAAACGGGGGTAGCCATCGAACAAGGCCTACGTTGATCACAATTTGGTCGGGCAACGCCTTGCGACATGATGTGTCCTTTAAGGGTGGTTGTCACTTGTCCAACCGTCGCAATGACGCAAGAAATTTCATTAAAATCTTCGTTGGGATGAGATTTTACGTCTTAGTAGATGGATTCAAGTGATAGTAGTATGGGAAATAAATTCATCAAAatcaagaaaataaatatagcttCCATTGTAACTGAATATTTTATGGCAATGAATTTAATGGCAAGTGTATGTCTATCACTTTGAAAATATATACTAACTAAACAAATGATTATTATTAGGGACCATCTAGAACTCATCTGACGTCACACTACTTGTTCGGTTTCCCGGCATATCCTATTTGGCGCTTCAGACGTCTGTTACTGTGCATTTTGTAAATGGACGCCTGTTTAAACATGCAAAAAGATTGAGCGCGGTGTGAATTGAATCCCAACCTCCTGGATGCACCTACACTGCACTAACCAACCAGCCACCTCACCTTATGTGATTGCATACATCATTTTACACCTtttgttcttttctcttttttccttttcccctttttccttttccctttccccatttttctttttttccttcctgattcgatgaactttttcaaattagtgaaatttaaaaataaaaaacggtgaacttttttcaaactcgtgaactttttcttcaaagtcaatgaatttttttagttttgatgaactttttttaaaatttgatgaattgtttttcaaatttgatgaactttttcatacAGATGAACCATTCtttaaagttcatgattttttttaaatccgtGCACATTTTTAAAAAATCCATcaacttttttgaattcatgattttttttgttttttgtgaatttttttgtttttcttacaagTGCGCTCTAGTAGATAGGACGGCCCACCAGCGTCGGCACATGGGTGCCACGGAACTTCCTTGGTGCCTGAAGCGCCGAATAGGAGCTCCCCGGTTTCCTTGCACGACCTGGTTGTCTTTTTATTTGTTTTGGGCTAGACTTGTCTTATCCTTCTTCCCTGTCAAATACTCAACGACAAAAGGGCCGGCCACAAGCTTATGAGTCTCATGCTTGATCAACAAACACATGATGATTCCCCTAAAAAACATGAAGATTTGCATGTGTGTGTCACCAAAAAAGAGGGAACTTGAAAATACAACTCCTAGATTGCACAATAAGAATAATTTTACTTAATATATTTTATTCATTAAGCCGATACGTTCATAGTTGATTTTCATCCAAGGTCAAGAAAATAAAAAACATTATGGGCTAGGAATTGGCCCAACAACTCTCCTTCCGACCCGAGTTGTGGTGACTTTGTGCCTCATGCAATTGCAGTCGGATTACAACGTATGCAGATGCATATCTAGCAGTGGACATGTAACTGACCTCCGACAATTCCCCTTGTGCCCCCACTTGTAGCCGCTTTGTGCACCGCAACTGCAGTCGGGTTATAACACTGC
This window contains:
- the LOC123131850 gene encoding OVARIAN TUMOR DOMAIN-containing deubiquitinating enzyme 1, which encodes MEPPGSGSGSGAAEPVEEERIQEPASNASSNGDGDGAPSAAAPPPPLRLEQAGGGADGSRPAAVVDLRKGKALAAGPFPPPVPPSSAGSIPDSASAFGAGGSSSSAGRRMVVPRDATLPFDYTRVFQQVVREGQSVIIEEGEEEQVESPHAKDAPPGKEKIFHREGRQICSEREEHQIFRREGKQIYSRHVEHQTRPINEVRNRYMVSSNEADHLDAYSEIRLVIGDGECFYRSFIFSYLEQVIDRQDTDEEHRLLDVVERMSVQHAILGWNSEFSRTSRAFEELIEKVMRWKGTESTSSCRKEELLQFFSTYERTQDIFAFLRLLVAIHICSHSEEYVPHIPEVDQGNCSLEVWCLEHVIPARVDADHVMLVALATALEVPLRTESFQQGYARDIYTGPGFPRPSVTLLYTGNHYNIIYPRAPSAESSSHQASKREDPADQSSSHQASQREEPAGQS